The Candidatus Babeliales bacterium region TTGCTCGGGGGCTTGGGTAAGTTTTGTACCACCATTAAAAACAAAAGCATTAGTTTTGTTAAAAATAATTTATTGGTAAATTCGCAGGGATATTTAGCAACACCAGAAGGCTTATTATTTAAGGTTACGGCAAAACCTAATAAATCTATGCCAGGGGAAAAAGCTAATTCCTCATGTGGTTTAAAAAAAACTATTGAAGATAAGGTGTCTAAGCAAAATGCTTTATCTAAAACCCCTACCGCAGGCCACGGTGTAATGCAGCAAGGTGATTTGCGAGCGAAAATACAAAAACACCAAAGACATATATTTTCAGAAGATCATAAAAATAGAGGCATTATGGCGGTTGGAGAAAACCAAGAAGCTATTCTGGATTCACTATGCGAGACCCTTTTATCATTAGATAAGAAAGGTTTTTTCAGAGAGGGTAATAATCAGCTGCGGATTATGATTAACGGCATTGATAATATAGAAGTGAGATGTTTCATACAAAAGGGTGAAGTTATTGGTATTAACGCATTTATCAGTGATTTTGGTAGAATATTCAATAATTTTATAGATACAAGGAAAATTTAGGAATGAGGGATTTATTATTGCGTTTGGATAGGTTAGAAAAAGAAGAGAATTATAGAGAGCTTTGTAATATTGTAGATTACGAATTGAAAAACAGCGTACATACGAGCGATGTTTGGATAGTATTAGCCATTACTATCATAGTTGTTCCAATTGTTGATTATGAAGCAAGTATAGCATGCTTAGAAAAAGCACTTGCGGTTGAGCATAATAATCCAATAGCTCTTATTGTGCTTGCGCATGTATATGAATATCAGCTAGGCGGTATTAATGATATGCTGCTCCATCAAATTAAGAATCTTCGCACTGATTCTGATGAGATTAATTCCATGCTTAAATATGTTGCATCCTGGTCTTATTCCGATGGGAAAAAAGATGATCATCAGATAGAAGAAAAGCTTCTTAAAGAATCGATCAGATTATGGGATAAACATGTGTGGAATTATATGAATCTTGTAAGATTGTATCAACGACAGGGCCGATATCTTGAAATTAATAATTTAATTTATAAAGCATTGGGCAATATTACAAAAATATATGATGGTAGTAATCATCCCAATGTAACGGATCTGAATGAATACATTAATGAGCATATTAAGGGTATCTATATAACAGATTTAAATGCTGAATCTATACAACAAAAGCTTGTGCCAAAACATATTTTATTTTTTTATATAATTATCACTCCTTTCTTGGATTGTTATCGTTTCATTAGAAAGATGATTTTATATCTAGTCAATTAGATACTGAGGAAAAAAGCGTTTGTAAGCCTTGTAAACTAATGGTAAATTCTATTGTGTGGTTACTGAATGCGTCAAGTAGCTGGCGCCATACTTCGCCAAGGCTTCGTATGGCAGGCCATTTTCTTAAATGAATTATCCATAAAGCTTATTTGACAGTTTTGGCTCCATTCGCCCTGAGTGTTTTTACCCTGTAAAAAAGTATCAAAGGGTGAATCATATGTGCCCGTAGCTCAGTTGGATAGAGCGATAGATTCCTAATCTGTAGGCCACAGGTTCAAATCCTGTCGGGCACGCCAGACTTCGCATAAAGCTACGTCTGGCAGGCCATTTTTTTTAAATGGCTTAAATGAAAAACAAAAATACTTTTAATTGCGCTTATCATGAACTTGCCCGCCGTCGCAAAGCTATGACGGATTGGGTCCGATGAAGTTTTAACGCAGTCGGATTGAAGGATCAAGCGCTCTAATTTTTTGAAAAAATGTATTTATAGTTCAGTTCGGTCAAGCTGATTTATCCCATGCACTTGCCATTGAAAATAGCTGTAAGTTGCTAAATGTATCGTGCGCTTTCAATTCAAATGAAATCATTCACTATTTCGATTACTACTATAGTACCTTAGCTTTATCAAGAAGCCTTTGCATATATCGTAAACTAACGATAAATTATATTGTTGTAGTTTCTGATTGAAGCTTATGAAAAATAGTCACTTTAATATCGAGGTAATCTTTATGCACATGCAATCACTAGATCAAAAAACGATAGAAGATATTAAGCAACGGCTTGTTAAGACATATAATCCCCATGAGATTTATTTACTAGAACCACAACGGGAAGATAATATTGACGTTAGTCTTTTGATAGTTGTAGATGGGAAAGACATACAACATTATGATCTTATGACGGCAGGACACAAGGCGCTTATCGGTGTTAAGGTTGCCAAAAATATTTTGGTTTATACCAAAGAAGAATTTGAGGAATATTCGCAAGATCAATCGACATTAAGCTATTCAATTAAGCATTATGGAAAGCGCATTTATGCGCGCGCATGAACATTGGCATTTGATTGCCTTGGAAGATTTAGATTCAGCAAAGCATCTATTTTCTCGGTCGTTTATGACAACGCTTTTTCATGTGCAACAATGCGCAGAAAAATCTTTGAAGGCTTATCTTGTATTTACCAATAACTGCGGTATAAAAACGCATGATCTTGTGAGGTTAGTTGATCTTTGTTTGGGATCTAATAAAGAGTTTGAGGTGCTTCGTTCATTGGCAGCTGAACTTACCCCCTATGAAACCGCGGGGAGATATCCAGATAATAGTTTTAAAAAACCAAGCCAAGAAAGAATGCAGAAACTCATTGAGCAATCTGAATATATATTTAATTTTGTTGCACATCGCATTGATAAGGCTTAATGGAATTTTTTGCAATCAGAAAACTTCAAGTACTGAATTCGGTTTAAGGATTAAATTGGATCTTGGTTAATCGTTTGAATAAGGATTTATTCAAATTTTTTGAGGGTGCATTCATGTATAGAAAATGCAACATATTTTATTTGTTGATTGTGTACCTGTTTTTAGCAGTAAATTCTTTTGCTGCCCAAATTTCTGATAAATTTTTTGCTTATGATAAAATAGGTGATTTTTTATTACTATATAAATCACTTGAAGAAGGTTTTTGCGCAGGGACCTTGATTAAAACACCATTCGGTTATGAACCAATTGAAGATCTTCAGATGGGAGATATAGTTCTGGATATGTATGGGAATCCAACGGAGATTCTTGCGACTACCAGGCGTTACGTTGATGGATACATAAAAATTTTCTTAGAAGGCACTGTTCTTAGTGCCGGATGTGATCAGTTGCTTTATTCATTTTCAGAATCTTCATGGATAAGAGCTCGTGACTGGCTACTTGATAGTGAACATATCGTTGATCCGACTTTCATTTATGCTCTTACTGTCCAGAATCATACTTTATCTGTTACT contains the following coding sequences:
- a CDS encoding HEPN domain-containing protein, which encodes MRAHEHWHLIALEDLDSAKHLFSRSFMTTLFHVQQCAEKSLKAYLVFTNNCGIKTHDLVRLVDLCLGSNKEFEVLRSLAAELTPYETAGRYPDNSFKKPSQERMQKLIEQSEYIFNFVAHRIDKA